In the Pseudorasbora parva isolate DD20220531a chromosome 23, ASM2467924v1, whole genome shotgun sequence genome, one interval contains:
- the npy8ar gene encoding neuropeptide Y receptor Y8a, translated as MEASSTSDNISNTSTVLGQRTWVESNECPPSVSGTTLLIVAYSTVIAVGLVGNTCLVFIISRQKEMRNVTNILIANLSCSDILMCVVCLPVTVIYTLMDRWILGETLCKVTPFVQCMSVTVSIFSLVLIALERHQLIIHPTGWTPAAGHSYLAVAVTWMVACFISLPFLSFNILTNVPFQNLSLPFNPFSDHVICMELWPSERNRLAYTTSLLLFQYCLPLLLILVCYLRIFLRLRRRRDMVEQATEARQRKARGAQRINAMLVLIVVAFALCWLPLNVFNTIFDWYHQALSSCQHDVIFSACHLTAMASTCVNPVVYGFLNTNFQKELKATLQRCHCGWGVPETYESFPLSTVATDVTKVSSMQRGSPVRPEQCAHC; from the coding sequence ATGGAGGCCTCTTCAACCTCAGACAACATCAGCAACACCTCAACTGTGTTGGGCCAAAGAACATGGGTGGAGTCCAACGAGTGCCCTCCCTCTGTGAGTGGCACAACCCTTCTGATTGTGGCCTACAGCACTGTTATAGCAGTGGGCTTGGTGGGCAACACTTGTCTGGTCTTCATCATCTCCAGACAAAAAGAGATGAGAAACGTCACCAACATCCTCATCGCCAACCTCTCCTGCTCCGACATCCTAATGTGCGTGGTGTGCCTCCCCGTAACGGTCATCTACACGCTCATGGACCGCTGGATCTTAGGCGAGACGCTGTGCAAGGTTACGCCGTTTGTGCAGTGCATGTCCGTCACGGTCTCGATCTTCTCGTTGGTCCTCATTGCGTTGGAGCGGCATCAACTCATCATCCACCCCACCGGTTGGACGCCCGCCGCAGGCCACTCATACCTGGCTGTGGCCGTTACCTGGATGGTGGCCTGCTTCATTTCCCTACCCTTCCTGTCCTTTAATATCCTAACTAATGTCCCGTTCCAGAACCTCAGCCTGCCGTTCAACCCATTCAGTGACCACGTCATCTGCATGGAGCTCTGGCCGTCCGAACGCAACCGCTTGGCATACACCACCTCGCTTCTGCTCTTCCAGTACTGCCTACCCCTGCTTCTCATTTTAGTCTGTTACTTACGCATATTCCTGCGTCTGCGCAGACGGAGGGACATGGTGGAGCAGGCCACCGAGGCCCGGCAGAGAAAAGCACGGGGCGCTCAGCGCATCAATGCCATGTTGGTCCTAATCGTAGTAGCTTTTGCTCTTTGCTGGCTCCCGCTCAATGTCTTCAACACCATCTTTGACTGGTACCACCAGGCGCTTTCTTCCTGCCAGCATGACGTCATCTTCTCCGCCTGCCACCTGACGGCCATGGCGTCTACCTGTGTGAACCCGGTGGTGTACGGCTTCCTCAACACCAACTTCCAGAAAGAGCTGAAGGCGACGCTTCAACGCTGTCATTGTGGCTGGGGCGTTCCGGAGACCTACGAAAGCTTCCCGCTTTCAACAGTGGCCACCGATGTCACCAAGGTTTCGTCCATGCAGCGGGGTTCTCCGGTCAGACCGGAACAGTGCGCTCACTGCTAA